ctgtaacttgttttTTTCTTATCTGTCCATCAGTGTAGATCTTACATATTTCCTCTGGACCAATCAGCTCACCCTACAATCATTATCACAATCCCCTCTCCCTACAATCACTATCACAATCACCTCACCTTTCGCCACTCTCTACGAATAAGGAAGAAATACTGATGTTCCTTGCAATAAAATagaatacaacaatacaatacgtTCTCATATTGCGTGACGTGTACGGCACATGTAGTCCAGtacagaggagaagagagagacacGAGGAAATAGAAAGTCAGTGACAggaaaataagagagagagagagagagagagagagagagagagagagagagagagagagagagagagagagagagagagagagagagagagagagagagaatggctaAAAACTTGGGTTCGAGTCCATTGCCCTGCTCCAAAGACTTTCTAGTATGAACTTTGTTTTATTTTGTCTTGTTTTTTGATCATGAGTCACACTGATGGTCGTTCTTAGAACAGtcgtgggggtgttgggggggggggggtgtagggggggggcacAGTCACACTTCCGGTTGTTCTTGTTTCAACAGTCGTTAAAGTCAGGGGCGTTAACTGTTGCCATTAGAGCGGCTGAATAACTTCACAGTCAATAACGCAATTGAAATCTGTTTCAGAAAATATCCAGACTATATTGAGCTTCCTAACTGTTCAGTTTTATCAACATAAAATCAAATATATACTTTGATGTTCTTCAAGCGGATGTTCAATTCGTTACTTAACAATTTCGGAAGTTATTGACTAAAATAcacttataaataaataacagaaaCAAATGCAAACTTTTTTTTAAGTGATATTTTTCGTtgaataactttattttattaacaaATCCAGTATAAGAATTTCATGTTGAGGGGCTTGACGGCTGAcccgacagcgctcgggattcgtagtcgtaAGGttttgggttcgatccccggcggaggcggaaacaaatggtcagagtttctttcaccctgatacatctgttcacctagcagtaaatagggtacctgggagctaaacaactgctacgggctgcttcctgggggatgtgtaagaaaaaggaggcctggtcgaggaccggaccgcggggacgctaagccccgaaatcatctcaagataataaaaataacctcaagataataaaaagataacctcaagataataaaaagataacctcaagataataaaaataacctcaagataataaaaagataacctcaagataataaaaagataacctcaagataataaaaagataacctcaagataataaaaataacctcaagataataaaaagataacctcaagataataaaaagataacctcaagataataaaaataacctcaagataataaaaagataacctcaagataataaaaagataacctcaagataataaaaataacctcaagataataaaaataacctcaagataataaaaagataacctcaagataataaaaagataacctcaagataataaaaataacctcaagataataaaaataacctcaagataataaaaagataacctcaagataataaaaataacctcaagataataaaaataacctcaagataataaaaagataacctcaagataataaaAAAAGGGTTGTTGCCTAATTTCACTGCACCCACTTCCTTCAATATGGATAGGGGAGTTAccttggaagggaagggaactatcaggttgttcttgttttagattcagctacttagaacaaaagttccaaagtagcacgggctatggtgatcccgtggtagacttacctggcacaggagcggtgcaccaACTATCAGGAAAAAacaccaaaccattacgactatatagcactgggaaggaaccaggataaggatttgggatgggacggagggaaaggaatggtgcccaaccacttgatggacggtcgggggattgaacctcctcccctcccccgccccccctaaAAAAAAGCCTACTGCAATACTCCATaataattattgatggttattgGTGTTTTACAGGCCATATAGGCTAACGAGCTTGTTACCCAAACCTAAACTGCCTTCCGTGCTGATGCTATGGATTCTATTCGGCAGATTCCACGACCCAGCCTCGTCCCCTAAGGCAAAATTGCTGTCGCTAATTGCCAACTCCAATTACTCTTATTTCTTTATCTCCTGAACTTTTAGAATAGTAATTAGCAATCTGTATGCATCCCTTAGCAAATAGTGTTGACATTTATGACCATTTTTGTCAGCAATTATCAGATTTGTTTTACTAATGGTTAAATTTAGTCATAATAAAGcaatattatttaaataaatatagaaGTATTGAAATCTACTATCGAAGATCCAAAAATATTTTTTACTGTTTACCATATATGTTAGTTTCTTCTAACTCAGCTATAAAAGTAAAAAAACGAACATTTATGTATTATTTCAGTTCGATTTCAATTATATTCCTAACAGATGTTTCAAAAGTTCCTACATTCATCTTTTTACACAAAGTTTCCCATCATTGCAATACATATgcaaagggaaggggaaggggggaatggaATATATATATGGGGCAATACATTTTCCTGTTCGGCTGTAGCCACTGATATATGTATGAAAACAAATAGTTTTAGGGTGTATTGATGCCTGTGTTGACGTTacattgttctctctctctctctctctctctctctctctctctctctctctctctctctctctctctctctctctctctctctctctctctctctctctgtctctctctctctctctctctctctctctctctctctgtctctctgtctctctgtctctctctctctctctctctctctctctctctctctctctctctctctctctctctctctctctctctctctctctctctctctctctctctctctctctctctctctctctctctctctctctctctctctctctctctctctctctctctctctctctctctctctctctctctctctctctctctctctctctctctctcttttatcacCACTGTGATGTAAATGTTTCGTTAAAATCTCTTCAGACCGTCAAATTCATTGTAGCTTTGAAATTCATTAGGGCCCAAGAGCTAAAACCCACTTCTGTGGACACGATTAGGCGAGTTCACATTGGTTCAGACTCATTGCCACCAGTAACAGAAagtcaggacagagaaggctgggcaggctTCAAATTGAAAGATTATCAAAAAGTCTTTTTTACTCGGTTCCACAAAACGGAACCGTCAGAGTAGACCTGAGTAGACTTGAGAAGCTCGAGGGTTAAACAGAAAGTACTCCCTCGTCTGTAAACGGGTTGGAAATGAGACCACCAACAGAACACCTTACGCACTAAAGGCAAAACAATTCACTAAAACAACTAAGGCCAAGAACTAGTAATAgatatgaggccaatttttttccCAGAGAATGGCAAAAGCATATGCTAACCTAGCGAACATTATTAGAACAGCCATACATTCAGAAGACTGACCACCacatacgtgagaccagtctttgaATATGCAGCCTTCTTTTTCGAACCCAATCTTATAGAAACTATATGAAAACGAAGCAATGACGAAAGGTTTGTTCTAGACACAACATTTTGGTTACTGTTATGTAAGTACTCTATACTAAAATTGGTTACAGTGATTAGGGGATAGTGTGTATGggcggaagggaattatcaggggaaagcgctaagccattacgactatatagcacagggaaggggtcaggataaggatttgggatgggacgggggaaagaaatggtgcccaaccatttggtggacggtcggggattgaacgcggacctgcatgaagtgagaccgtcgctctaccgtccaccccaagtggttgggcgtggCGGAGATGAAGGTGATTTTTAGGTAAATGTTGAAAATGAGTGAAATGGCAAGGGAGGTCATGAATTATGTTACACATGTATATTCATATGTGCAACCTTTTTTGAATGTACATAAAATGGGGGTCGTCTAAAGGTATATGTAGACAGAGAGAGTAATCAGAGGAAAGTTTGATAAGAGCAGGAACAGGTGTCAACAGATCGAGATGCAGATGAGAAGCAAGCAAGATGATACATCTTAGCTGTGACTGAAGAAGCAAGATGATACATCTTAGCTGTGACTGAAGAAGCAAGATGATACATCTTAGCTGTGACTGAAGAAGCAAGATGATACATCTTAGCTGTGACTGAAGAAGCAAGATGATACATCTTAGCTGTGACTGAAGAAGCAAGATGATACATCTTAGCTGTGACTGAAGAAGTAAGATGATACATCTTAGCTGTGACTGAAGAAGCAAGATGATACATCTTAGCTGTGACTGAAGAAGCAAGATGATACATCTTAGCTGTGACTGAAGAAGTAAGATGAGGCATCTTAGCTGTGACTGAAGAAGCAAGATGATACATCTTAGCTGTGACTGAAGAAGCAAGATGAGGCATCTTAGCTGTGACTGAAGAAGCAAGATGATACATCTTAGCTGTGACTGAAGAAGTAAGATGAGGCATCTTAGCTGTGACTGAAGAAGCAAGATGATACATCTTAGCTGTGACTGAAGAAGCAAGATGAGGCATCTTAGCTGTGACTGAAGAAGCAAGATGATACATCTTAGCTGTGACTGAAGAAGCAAAATGAAAGCATCGCAAAAAAAGATGTTATTGAGCAGGAAGCAAAATAAGAAATATCACTCCCATCTTCAAAGCTCATCCTGAGAATGAGAAAGTTGAAGGtaatccttaaatacttcctggTCAAAGTTTTCCTCGAGACACAGCCCGTTAACGAACAGTCTCGTTCGAGTTACGTTAAAACGAAGTCATTAGCTCTCACTTTTCTTTCTTAAACACGAACAAACTTCTCATAAATGGGCACACATTAACGACTCCCTTTCTTTGTTAACTTTCTCCAAGATTCTGCCATCACAAAACAAGTCTCTGAATGCCTTAAAAAAGCCCATTGATTTGATTGATATTAATTACTTTCAGAATCATATTTTTAAAAGGCAGAATAAGTTCCAAAATATATTTTAGAAACAAAAGATTTTTTGGTGTCTTAATACCTTATTTTATGTTCTGTTAAGTCTCTAGATGTTATCAATCTTATGGCAGTTTTGAATTTTATACACGACATTTAATTAAGACCTTGAGAACATTAATCAGGGAGTAATGATCAAGGTGCTGATGATTAATGTCTGCTGCCTATTCAACCAGgctagacatatgtctgataATCATCCTTAATCATTGGGTCTGTTTTTGGGGACGACTGGTTTGATTTTTGATCAAGTTTTTATTGATCAATTGTGAGTTTTATTATTCATGCTGAATTAAGCACTTTAAAGGGATAATGTTGGCTtgactggaggcctggtcgaggaccgagccgcggggacattgagccccgaaatcatcacaaggtaaggTTGCCTAAATTGTGTGAGTATTGGGATTGAAAGCTCCTGAGTAGGCATGCAAAAGCAAATACAACTCTCCTGTTGTTTGTTGTTAAGCGAGAGTTCTCCATGAACAAGTTGGTTATCTTCTTCCTACGGTAGAACATATTGATCTGTAACTCCTGTTCAGTTGCTGGAAGGGATGGGTCAAGATCCTCTCGGTTGTCTTGACCACTTTTCCTCCGTCTTCCCAGAAGCAGAACAGGTTGTGTAGTGTTGACCTCTACACCAGTGATAACATGGCACGTTATCTTCATTTTAATAACCCCTTCCACATAAGCTGATGTATTGATACACACGTGGGAGAGGTTATCGTACTGAAGGAACCATTTAGGAGAGAATTTGGTGAAATTGTTCCGGATTTTACCATATATATGGACAAAAGATTGGTGAACTTTGTCCATATATTTTTTAGATATGCTCATGCATGCATAAACCAGAAGTTGACCTTTAGTTAGTTCCGCTTTCGGCTTCACTAAACTGGTAGAGGAACAATTTAGAACACATCTAACGACAAACTTTCTGGTGAAAACCTTAAGGAAAGTACAAGGAAGACGTTGAAACTCAAGAAATTTTGATGCTCTTTTTCTCCTTTTCATTCTCTTTCTCTAAGTattgagagggcaagagaggagAGATAGACCCGAGCAACGCCGGgtaacaaccccctccccccaccaatagatatataataaaatgtgtgaaaaaATTTAGTTTAACTAAAACTTGATACTAATATATCACTAGAACAGTTTTTAAACTGATTTTGGGGGTTTAACTTTAGGAAAATAAATATTTAGGAAAACAAGTCTTAATTTCATTTCTCTCATAAGCGACAATTGTTGTTTCTAAGAGTTTGTTTACTCGTCAAATGTGTACTGGAGGAGCGGGGAAAGAATTCTTTCCAGCGGATACAATGGGAATAAATTTATGGAGTAAGTTTAGTTCCTTGTGAGGTAAACATCTACATCTTCATGATATATAACATCATTGTGACTCCGGTGGCGCAGAGAactgacgatatatatatatatatatatatatatatatatatatatatatatatatatatatatatatatatatatatatatatatacatatataggggggtaccaccactggtgtaattatagggacccacagcctcagagaagggaacacagagcactcagggaaaaacttgacatttaactctgaatacgaaagagtgttcacttctcctaccacccccttatatacatatatatatatatttatatatatatatatatatatatatatatatttatatatatatatatatatatatatatatatatatatatatatatatatatatataaatatatatatatttatatatatatttatatatatatattatatatatatattatatatattatatatatatatacaaattaaaaATTGCATTTGCGTTCCTTCAATGTATTCAGGATTATAAAAAAACTTGGGATAAGACTTAGGTGTAAGATAACGTTAAGCAAGCTTATAAGATCGGTAATCTCTAAATGCAGGAACTTAACTACAACTTGGCTGCTCATACTTGAGAAAGTTGCAGGCAAGTTTCCTTCTTTGGCTCTGTTGCAACTTAATTTGCATGTAGTGTGCATTGCTTTTTTTTTACTCCGTCAGAAATCCAACCTTTTATCCTAAACAGGAAAATTCGAACTAACGTCAGCCACCTAACGAgagcgatgcatagaaaacgggaaCACTGGCAGTGCCAACTAGAGGGGGGACACTGGCAGTGCCAACTAGAGGGAGGACACTGGCAGTGCCAGTGCCAGAGTACCGCAAATCTACCAACGTAACTACTtgagactggacggtagagcgacggtctggctttatgcaggtcggtgttcaatccccgaccgtccaccaagagGCTGCAGTGTGGATCGTCGCCCAGGGCCCAGAGTGCTCAGGGCACAACGGTACTCgccagcaattcaattaaaacaaGCACCCAGAGGCCTTCAGCCGACGGGTCTATGCCCCCAACAGCGTCACCTTCCCTAAGTGGACCACAGGTAACCTGGTGGCAGCTTTACTAACGTCCTGGTCGAGGCTGCCTCTTAATACGGAGAGGAGGGACGAGGACGccaaggactgatagggtgaagtAAATAGGTttagtgggggagagggaggcaggATTATACAGTTGTTCTCAATATATGAGGatgggagcgtgtgtgtgtgcgtgtgtgtgtgtgtgtgtgtgtgtgtgtgtgtgtgtgtgcgtgtgtgtgtgtgtgtgtgtgtgtgtgtgtgtgtgtgtgtgtgtgtgtgtgtgtgtgtgcgtgtgtgtgtgtgtgtgtgtgtgtgtgtgtgtgtgtgtgtgtgtgtgtgtgtgtgtgtgtgtgtgtgtgtgcgtgtgtgtgtgtgtgtgtgtgtgtgtgtgtgtgtgtgtgtgtgtgtgagtgtgagtgtgagtgtgtgtgtgtgtgtgtgtgtgtgtgtgtgtgtgtgtgtgtgtgtgtgtgtgtgtgtgtgtgtgtgtgtgtgtgtgtgtgtgtgtgtgtgtgtgtgtgtgtgtgtgtgtgtgtgtgtgtgtgtgtgtgtgtgtgtgcgtgtgtgtgtgtgtgtgtgtgtgtgtgtgtgtgtgtgtgtgtgtgtgtgtctgtgtgtgtgtgtgtctgtgtgtgtgtggagagccaCTGACTGTTCCCGGAAAGCAGTTCACagaagctatctaactcccaggtacctagttatTGCTAGTCGAACTGacgcatgaggtgaaaggaattGCTGCCAAATGGTTTCTGCTTCGGCTAGGATTCGAACACGGGACTTTTGACAGCGAATCGAAGTCGTTCACCAATAGAGTACTGAGCCCCACCCCCAAACAaacctcgtctctctctctctctctctctctctctctctctctctctctctctctctctctctctctctctctctctctctctctctctctctctctctctctctccctctctccctctctctctctctctccccaggtcCTTATTTCTTTCCTTACCGATTTATCACTAATAATTCTTTTCCAATTGCTTAAACATTACATATAACACACACAATGAATCACTTTACTCCAGTAAGCAATTCTCGGCCACCGAAAAGATTTTCAATAGTCTCCCATCATCAGATATTGGAAGTCTACGACCATTTGTAAAGGATAAgatagagaaaatggccgccgtcGTCTAATATTTCGACAAGAAATTGGTTTATCAATTCTTTTTCGACAGCTTAATCCTCCAAGTCTGATAAGCATTAGGAAGAAGGCTttgcatttttgtttttttttcctcaGGCAGTTCTGAATAAAATCTAAAACATTATGCGCTATCCTGAGATTAACGTAGaaagttatcttcttgaggttatcttgagatgattttggggctttgcgtccccgcggcccggtcctcgaccaggcctcctttttgttacacacccccaggaagcagcccgtagcagctgtctaactcccaggtacctatttacagctaggcgaacaggggtgaaaggaactctgcccatttgtttccgccttcaccggggatcgaacccggaaccttaagactacgaataccgagcgctgtccactcaaccgtcaAACCCCCCTAAATTAGGATGGAATGCTGTTGATATTCTTGAGAATGTAAAAATTATGCTTTCTAAATCTATCTTCACGTGCAAGATTCCTGTTCTCAGGATTAACTTTGTTACACATTCAAAACACTTCCCTACAAACACACAACGTTACTgcccctattttccgcttgttacaacttgtaataaagttgtttcaacttgctatattggttgttacaacttgttagagggTGGTAAACTTGCtcaaacgttgtagcaacgtcgtagtttcgtcgtgTGTTTGTCGGGTTTAAGTTCGTTCCAAAGTTCGATACCCTCGTCAGAGCTTTAAAAACGAGGCCTAGCAGAGGCAAGTAAAGCCGAAGATAAACGACAAAGTTTTCTATATATACGAGGCAATGTAATTGCTTTATTTTCAGTATTAATAAATTAATGTAATATACTCAGTAAGATCAAGTATTGACAAAAATAGATAATTCCAAAAGAATTTGATTCTCCTTAAAAATGCTTTCAACTAAAAACAAATCCATTATAGAGGCTTAGACACGGAATTAAATTATAGATGATTATAATCTACAATTATAGTCGGCGAACAAATTTAAAAAATGCTTTCGCTAACATAGAAATGTCTAAAACGAAGCAAAAATTTTGAATTTGACGATCAACACAACTATGTGACTCTTAAGAGTGGCTTGGGTCAATATAGGTGACTCGAAGGGTGACCTCTGTCTGCATCAACACCATTAACAATGTGCAGGTCAGTGCGGCCCAGCGCGGcccgcccccagcaccaccaccaccacaagggcgGACCAGCTCGGcccgcccccagcaccaccaccaccacaagggcgGCCCAGCTCggcccacccccagcaccaccaccaccacaagtgtggCCCAGCTCggcccacccccagcaccaccaccaccacaagtgtggCCCAGCTCggcccacccccagcaccaccacaagtgcGACCCAGCTCggcccacccccagcaccaccacaagtgcGGCCCAGCACggcccacccccagcaccaccaccaccacaagtgtggCCCACCTCggcccacccccagcaccaccaccaccacaagtgtggCCCAGCTCggcccacccccagcaccaccacaagtgcGGCCCAGCTCggcccacccccaacaccaccaccaccaccacaagtgcgGCCCAGCGCggcccacccccagcaccaccaccaccacaagtgcgGCCCAGCTCGGcccacccctagcaccaccacaagTGCGGCCCAGCGCGGcccgcccccagcaccaccaccaccacaagggcgGCCCAGCGCGGCCCGCccctagcatcaccaccacaagtgcgGCCCAGCGCggcccacccccagcaccaccaccacaagtgcgGCCCAGCACggcccacccccagcaccaccaccacaagtgcgGCCCAGCACggcccacccccagcaccaccaccacaagtgcgGCCCAGCACggcccacccccagcaccaccaccaccacaagtgcgGCCCAGCTCggcccacccccagcaccaccaccaccacaagggcgGCCCAGCACggcccacccccagcaccaccaccaccacaagggcgGCCCAGCACggcccacccccagcaccaccaccaccacaagtgcgGCCCAGCTCGGcccacccctagcaccaccaccaccacaagggcgGCCCAGCTCggcccacccccagcaccaccaccaccacaagggcgGCCCAGCACggcccacccccagcaccaccaccaccacaagggcgGCCCAGCGCGGCCCAGCACggcccacccccagcaccaccaccaccacaagggcgGCCCAGTTCGGcccgcccccagcaccaccaccaccacaagggcgGCCCAGCTCggcccacccccagcaccaccaccaccacaagggcgGCCCAGTTCGGcccgcccccagcaccaccaccaccacaagggcgGCCCAGTTCGGcccgcccccagcaccaccaccaccacaagggcgGCCCAGCTCggcccacccccagcaccaccaccaccacaagggcgGCCCAGCTCggcccacccccagcaccaccaccaccacaagggcgGCCCAGCTCggcccacccccagcaccaccacaagtgcGGCCCAGCTCggcccacccccagcaccaccaccaccacaagggcgGCCCAGCGCGGCCACCACAGGAGGGGAAAGAGGCAAGCCACCTCAATTTCCCCTCAGGATCCACCAGGGACTGACAACATGTGTTCGTCAACACATTTTATTTTTTGGCGATCCATATTTTCCTGCGTCGTTCACTGCTGTTTACTTGCTTCCCACACTAGCACTAGTATATatctccagctgggatggccgcaTGACACGCCTTCACATAGACCTGTTGatacagagaccttgatcaccactacagttTTGTCCCCATtgactcagagacacttggtgtctggggtaaaagtgctgcaagttttttggaaGGATCTGGGTTCTAAGCTACTTGAAACGACTAGAAATACCCTAGAGCAGCCAGTTTTCTctctcagcgccttagtgtggcgatacagagaggaATCTTTCATTTTAACTAtggttcctgcctgccatctgaggagctggaggaacttgaAAACCTGTGACAACTTGTACTCTGCATGTAACAAATGCTGTAATCAATTTTGTGTAATGAAGttataaatcaaatcaaatgacaAACTATACAATATATAAGGGGTGGTAGAAGacaatcaccaccttccctacccttcaccaccatcttttgTCACCAATACGTTACCGTCATCAGTGAAACCATCTTCAACATACAATTCGTCAATAAACTAGCAATTAATCGTAACATTGAACATATGCTACATGAATCTTAGTAAAGATGGAGTCTGGTATTTAACGAGATTGGAAAATAGCATGTTCTTCTATTTCACCTAAAG
This genomic window from Procambarus clarkii isolate CNS0578487 chromosome 26, FALCON_Pclarkii_2.0, whole genome shotgun sequence contains:
- the LOC138368819 gene encoding MICAL-like protein 2; the protein is MYHLASSVTAKMPHLASSVTAKMYHLASSVTAKMPHLTSSVTAKMYHLASSVTAKMPHLASSVTAKMYHLASSVTAKMPHLTSSVTAKMYHLASSVTAKMYHLASSVTAKMYHLTSSVTAKMYHLASSVTAKMYHLASSVTAKMYHLASSVTAKMYHLASSVTAKMYHLASSVTAKMYHLACFSSASRSVDTCSCSYQTFL